The Zeimonas sediminis genome window below encodes:
- a CDS encoding NIPSNAP family protein: protein MLIDHRTYQVHPGKLNEFLKIYGEQGLPIQKRYLGEPFGWFVSHDIGPLNQVVHMWKYESLADREQRRAGLAADPDWQAYLAKASPLLASMENKILRPAPFFQLA from the coding sequence ATGCTGATCGACCACCGCACCTACCAGGTCCACCCCGGCAAGCTCAACGAGTTCCTGAAGATCTACGGCGAGCAGGGCCTGCCGATCCAGAAGCGCTACCTGGGCGAGCCCTTCGGCTGGTTCGTGTCGCACGACATCGGCCCGCTGAACCAGGTCGTCCACATGTGGAAGTACGAGAGCCTGGCCGACCGCGAGCAGCGGCGCGCCGGGCTGGCGGCCGACCCGGACTGGCAGGCCTACCTGGCGAAGGCCTCGCCGCTGCTGGCGTCGATGGAGAACAAGATCCTGCGCCCGGCGCCGTTCTTCCAGCTGGCCTGA
- a CDS encoding NAD kinase, producing MRPPFRTVALAGRYQTEGVAPAIAQIGDYLRGRGLSVLLERGTAESIGRAEDAADTEEIGHRADLAVAIGGDGTMLGLARELAPYEVPLVGINHGRLGFVTDIALENWHDALGMILDGHYHAEERTLLTARVVRDQEIVWNALAMNDVVVNRSSRAGMIELQVHVDDLYMYSQRADGLIVATPTGSTAYALSANGPILHPQVQGIVMVPVAPQALSNRPIVLPDDVTITIRVVEGREPRVAGDMQVFSDLHVGDDIIIQRAPFRSRFLHPPDYTYYATLRGKLNWHELPILQHRRR from the coding sequence ATGAGACCCCCGTTCCGCACCGTCGCCCTGGCCGGGCGCTACCAGACCGAAGGCGTCGCGCCGGCGATCGCCCAGATCGGCGACTACCTGCGCGGGCGCGGGCTCTCGGTGCTGCTCGAGCGCGGCACCGCCGAGTCGATCGGCCGGGCCGAAGACGCGGCCGACACCGAGGAGATCGGCCACCGCGCCGACCTCGCGGTCGCGATCGGCGGCGACGGCACCATGCTCGGCCTCGCCCGCGAGCTGGCGCCCTACGAGGTGCCGCTGGTCGGGATCAACCACGGGCGGCTCGGCTTCGTCACCGACATCGCGCTCGAGAACTGGCACGACGCGCTGGGCATGATCCTCGACGGCCACTACCACGCCGAGGAGCGCACGCTGCTCACCGCGCGGGTCGTGCGCGACCAGGAGATCGTCTGGAACGCGCTGGCGATGAACGACGTGGTGGTCAACCGCTCGTCGCGCGCCGGCATGATCGAGCTGCAGGTGCACGTCGACGACCTGTACATGTACAGCCAGCGCGCCGACGGCCTGATCGTCGCCACGCCGACCGGCTCGACCGCCTACGCGCTGTCGGCCAACGGCCCGATCCTGCACCCGCAGGTGCAGGGGATCGTCATGGTGCCGGTGGCCCCGCAGGCGCTGTCCAACCGCCCGATCGTGCTGCCCGACGACGTCACCATCACGATCCGGGTCGTCGAAGGGCGCGAGCCCCGCGTGGCAGGCGACATGCAGGTGTTCAGCGACCTGCACGTGGGCGACGACATCATCATCCAGCGCGCGCCCTTCCGCAGCCGCTTCCTGCACCCGCCCGACTACACCTACTACGCCACGCTGCGCGGCAAGCTCAACTGGCACGAACTGCCGATCCTGCAGCATCGACGCCGCTGA
- a CDS encoding outer membrane protein assembly factor BamE, which produces MNTDTAFTARSRAARLAIACLAAGVALGSAGCASKDASRSGLFEPYRSGLPQGNYLTRTQVDQVREGMSRDQVRFLLGTPLLGHVFHTDRWDYVFSFKHPNGRTELRRVTVRFANDRVSAIEADELPLREDPSDPALPGFRPADDKKGS; this is translated from the coding sequence ATGAACACGGATACTGCATTCACGGCGCGCAGCCGCGCTGCCCGGCTGGCGATCGCCTGCCTTGCGGCCGGCGTCGCGCTCGGCTCGGCGGGTTGCGCGTCGAAGGACGCTTCGCGAAGCGGCCTGTTCGAGCCTTACCGCAGCGGCCTGCCGCAGGGCAACTACCTGACCCGCACGCAGGTCGACCAGGTGCGCGAGGGCATGTCGCGCGACCAGGTCCGCTTCCTGCTCGGCACGCCGCTGCTCGGCCACGTCTTCCACACCGATCGCTGGGACTACGTCTTCAGCTTCAAGCACCCCAACGGGCGGACCGAGCTGCGCCGGGTCACCGTGCGCTTCGCCAACGACCGGGTCAGCGCAATCGAGGCCGACGAGCTGCCGCTGCGCGAGGATCCGAGCGATCCGGCGCTGCCCGGCTTCCGTCCCGCCGACGACAAGAAGGGATCCTGA
- the grpE gene encoding nucleotide exchange factor GrpE — translation MTDEQRAGPDAAPQRSGNETAAQAEASRPAAGSQQSGEGAPPPGADRLAELEAKCAELEARCAELRDQHLRAVAEAENVRRRGQEEVSKAHKYGIESFAEALLPVRDSLELALATESPSIENLKEGVEATLRLLASVFEKNKLLAIEPAGQKFDPNLHQAISMVPGNTANPPVAANHVVAVLQKGYLINDRVLRPALVTVAQG, via the coding sequence ATGACCGACGAGCAGCGAGCAGGGCCCGACGCGGCTCCCCAGCGTTCCGGAAACGAGACGGCAGCGCAGGCCGAGGCCTCCCGGCCGGCAGCCGGCTCGCAGCAGTCCGGCGAGGGGGCGCCGCCGCCGGGCGCCGACCGGCTCGCCGAGCTCGAGGCGAAGTGCGCCGAGCTCGAGGCGCGGTGCGCCGAACTCAGGGACCAGCACCTGCGCGCGGTCGCCGAGGCCGAGAACGTCCGCCGCCGCGGCCAGGAAGAGGTCTCGAAGGCCCACAAGTACGGGATCGAGTCCTTCGCCGAGGCGCTGCTGCCGGTGCGTGACAGCCTGGAGCTGGCGCTGGCCACCGAGTCGCCGTCGATCGAGAACCTGAAGGAAGGCGTCGAGGCCACCTTGCGCCTGCTCGCCTCGGTCTTCGAGAAGAACAAGCTGCTCGCGATCGAGCCGGCAGGCCAGAAGTTCGACCCGAACCTGCACCAGGCGATCTCGATGGTGCCGGGCAATACCGCCAATCCGCCGGTGGCGGCCAACCACGTGGTGGCCGTGCTGCAGAAGGGCTACCTGATCAACGACCGCGTGCTGCGTCCGGCGCTGGTCACCGTGGCGCAGGGCTGA
- the recN gene encoding DNA repair protein RecN, with protein sequence MLLALRLRDFVIVDEAELEFGPGFTVLSGETGAGKSILLDALALAMGGRADAGVVREGASRADICAVFSSEPGLDAWLAERELAGDPGSVLLRRVVDADGRSRALVNGNPATAALLRELGERLVDIHGQHAAQSLLRADGQRLLLDAYAGLTDDARALGEAWSAWRALAREIEAAETGQRELALERDRLAWQVGELDRLRLAPGEWQELNEEQKRLAHAASLIEGTRGAADALADSDDALAGRLHQILQRLRPLAAIDGRLGEAIELLDSAAIQVDEAASTLSAYADRVDLDPDRLAQAEQRISAIFEAARKMRMTPDEIPDALESMRRRLAELEAAQDIEGLRARAGAARERYDALAGKLSAARRKAAVRLADGVSSHLSELGMAGGRLEIRCEPAEPSASGSDSVEFRVAAHAGATPRPLAKAASGGELSRIGLAISVLAAQANPVPTLIFDEADAGVGGAVADAIGALMRRLGDDRQVLCVTHLPQVAAKAHRHYRVTKETADGRTVSRIEPLDRPGRVEEIARMLGGAEITATTRKHAREMLAQG encoded by the coding sequence ATGCTGCTCGCCCTGCGCCTGCGCGATTTCGTCATCGTCGACGAGGCCGAGCTCGAGTTCGGCCCCGGCTTCACCGTGCTGTCCGGCGAGACCGGCGCCGGCAAGTCGATCCTGCTCGACGCGCTCGCCCTGGCCATGGGCGGACGGGCCGACGCCGGCGTGGTGCGCGAAGGCGCGAGCCGGGCGGACATCTGCGCGGTGTTCAGCAGCGAGCCCGGGCTCGACGCCTGGCTGGCCGAGCGCGAGCTCGCCGGCGATCCTGGCAGCGTGCTGCTGCGCAGGGTCGTCGACGCCGACGGCCGCTCGCGGGCGCTGGTCAACGGCAATCCGGCCACCGCCGCCCTGCTGCGCGAGCTCGGCGAGCGGCTGGTCGACATCCACGGCCAGCATGCCGCGCAATCGCTGCTGCGGGCCGACGGCCAGCGCCTGCTGCTCGACGCCTATGCCGGCCTGACCGACGATGCGCGCGCGCTCGGCGAGGCCTGGTCGGCCTGGCGGGCGCTGGCCCGCGAGATCGAGGCGGCCGAGACCGGGCAGCGCGAGCTCGCGCTCGAGCGCGACCGCCTGGCCTGGCAGGTCGGCGAGCTCGACAGGCTGCGGCTGGCGCCTGGCGAGTGGCAGGAACTGAACGAGGAGCAGAAGCGACTCGCGCACGCGGCTTCGCTGATCGAGGGCACGCGCGGCGCCGCCGATGCGCTGGCCGACAGCGACGACGCGCTGGCCGGCAGGCTGCACCAGATTCTCCAGCGACTGCGCCCGCTCGCGGCGATCGACGGCCGGCTCGGCGAGGCGATCGAACTGCTCGACAGCGCGGCGATCCAGGTCGACGAGGCCGCCTCGACGCTCTCCGCGTATGCCGACCGGGTCGACCTCGACCCGGACAGGCTCGCGCAGGCCGAGCAGCGGATCTCGGCGATCTTCGAAGCCGCGCGCAAGATGCGCATGACGCCCGACGAGATCCCCGACGCCCTCGAGTCGATGCGGCGACGGCTCGCCGAGCTCGAGGCCGCGCAGGACATCGAGGGCCTGCGGGCCAGGGCCGGCGCGGCCCGCGAGCGCTACGACGCGCTCGCCGGCAAGCTTTCGGCGGCCCGCCGCAAGGCTGCCGTGCGCCTGGCCGACGGCGTGTCCTCGCACCTGTCCGAGCTGGGCATGGCAGGCGGCAGGCTGGAGATCCGCTGCGAGCCGGCCGAGCCCTCGGCCTCGGGCTCGGATTCGGTCGAGTTCCGGGTGGCGGCCCACGCCGGCGCCACGCCCCGGCCCCTTGCCAAGGCGGCCTCGGGCGGGGAGCTCTCGCGGATCGGCCTGGCGATCTCGGTGCTCGCGGCGCAGGCCAACCCGGTGCCCACGCTGATCTTCGACGAGGCCGACGCGGGCGTGGGCGGCGCGGTGGCCGACGCGATCGGCGCGCTGATGCGCCGGCTGGGCGACGACCGGCAGGTGCTCTGCGTGACGCACCTGCCGCAGGTGGCGGCCAAGGCGCACCGCCACTACCGGGTCACCAAGGAAACCGCCGACGGCCGCACCGTGAGCCGGATCGAGCCGCTCGATCGCCCGGGCCGGGTGGAGGAGATCGCCCGGATGCTCGGCGGCGCCGAGATCACCGCCACCACCCGCAAGCACGCGCGGGAGATGCTCGCGCAGGGCTGA
- the dapB gene encoding 4-hydroxy-tetrahydrodipicolinate reductase, producing MTMRIAIAGASGRMGRMLIETVADAEDAELVGALDVASSPLLGREAGEFAGRTTGIAITADLDAALAGADFLIDFTRPEGTLRHLEACLKHGVKAVIGTTGFDADGKAAIEAAAQRTAVVFAPNMAVGVNATFKLLEVAAKILASGYDVEIIEAHHRHKVDAPSGTALRMGEVVAQALGRDLKKVAVYGREGVTGERDPSTIGFATVRGGDIVGDHTVMFAGIGERIEITHRSASRVTYAHGALRACRFLAGRDTGLYDMQDVLGLR from the coding sequence ATGACGATGCGCATCGCGATCGCAGGCGCGTCCGGCCGCATGGGCCGGATGCTGATCGAGACCGTGGCCGACGCCGAAGACGCCGAGCTGGTCGGCGCGCTCGACGTGGCGAGCAGCCCGCTGCTGGGCCGCGAGGCCGGCGAGTTCGCCGGCCGCACCACCGGCATCGCGATCACCGCCGACCTCGACGCGGCGCTGGCCGGCGCCGATTTCCTGATCGACTTCACCCGCCCAGAGGGCACGCTGCGCCACCTCGAGGCCTGCCTGAAGCACGGCGTGAAGGCGGTGATCGGCACCACCGGCTTCGACGCCGACGGGAAGGCCGCGATCGAGGCTGCGGCGCAGCGCACCGCGGTGGTCTTCGCGCCGAACATGGCTGTAGGGGTGAACGCCACCTTCAAGCTCCTGGAGGTCGCCGCGAAGATCCTCGCCAGCGGCTACGACGTCGAGATCATCGAGGCGCACCACCGCCACAAGGTCGACGCGCCGTCCGGCACGGCGCTTCGGATGGGCGAGGTCGTCGCGCAGGCGCTGGGCCGCGACCTGAAGAAGGTGGCCGTGTACGGCCGCGAGGGCGTCACGGGCGAGCGGGACCCGTCCACGATCGGTTTCGCCACGGTGCGCGGCGGCGACATCGTCGGCGACCACACGGTGATGTTCGCCGGCATCGGCGAGCGGATCGAGATCACGCACCGCTCGGCCAGCCGCGTCACCTACGCGCACGGGGCGCTGCGGGCCTGCCGCTTCCTGGCCGGCCGCGACACCGGGCTCTACGACATGCAGGACGTGCTGGGGCTGCGCTAG
- a CDS encoding transglutaminase family protein: MQLTVFHETTYRYADPPSRSTQYIRLSPYPSARQRVLEWAVEMPAPALVMKDAFDNVTHVLALDAPPAEISLVARGRIEVDEMDDGEPAGRIDPRVFLRETALTEADDAIRAFVEPMRRTVAGRPLIGITDLMNAIVDRMPYTPGVTEVHHTAAEAFEAGAGVCQDHSHVFIACARALGVPCRYVSGYVYSSDFEQVASHAWAEVWIMNRWVSFDISNARHAGGAHVKLAIGLDYLDACPVRGVRLGGGHERLSTKAWVRAADQ; encoded by the coding sequence ATGCAGCTGACCGTCTTCCACGAGACCACCTACCGCTACGCGGACCCGCCGAGCCGCAGCACGCAGTACATCCGGCTCTCGCCCTATCCGTCGGCCCGCCAGCGCGTGCTCGAGTGGGCGGTCGAGATGCCGGCCCCCGCGCTGGTCATGAAGGACGCCTTCGACAACGTGACCCACGTGCTGGCGCTCGACGCGCCGCCGGCCGAGATCTCGCTGGTGGCCCGCGGCCGGATCGAGGTCGACGAGATGGACGACGGCGAGCCGGCCGGTCGCATCGATCCGCGCGTCTTCCTGCGCGAAACGGCGCTCACCGAGGCCGACGACGCGATCCGGGCCTTCGTCGAGCCGATGCGGCGCACCGTGGCCGGCAGGCCGCTGATCGGGATCACCGACCTGATGAACGCGATCGTCGACCGGATGCCGTACACGCCGGGCGTCACCGAGGTCCACCACACCGCCGCCGAGGCCTTCGAGGCCGGCGCCGGGGTCTGCCAGGACCACAGCCACGTCTTCATCGCCTGCGCGAGGGCGCTCGGCGTGCCCTGCCGCTACGTGAGCGGCTACGTCTACTCGTCCGATTTCGAGCAGGTCGCCAGCCACGCCTGGGCCGAGGTCTGGATCATGAACCGCTGGGTCAGCTTCGACATCAGCAATGCCCGCCATGCCGGCGGCGCCCACGTCAAGCTCGCGATCGGGCTCGACTACCTCGACGCCTGCCCGGTGCGGGGCGTGCGCCTGGGCGGCGGGCACGAGCGCCTGTCCACCAAGGCCTGGGTGCGCGCCGCCGACCAATGA
- the hrcA gene encoding heat-inducible transcriptional repressor HrcA, with amino-acid sequence MLDSRAQTLLKTLIERYIADGQPVGSRTLSRHSGLDLSPATIRNVMADLEEMGLIASPHTSAGRIPTPRGYRLFVDTLLTVQPLEHEQTEQIEGRLRADEPQRVLSTAASLLSSLSHFAGVVMTPRRASLFRQVEFLRLSERRLLLIIVTPEGDVQNRILTTERDYTSSQLIEAANYINQNFAGLDFGAIRERLQRELATLRDDITALMQKAVETSTRALTEEADPVVISGERNLVGVADLADNVDRLRRLFDLFEQKTGLVQLLDASSRAQGVQIFIGGESELVPMDQLSVVVAPYEADGRIIGTLGVIGPTRMAYERVIPIVDITARLVSSALSHGAAPTRGQDTG; translated from the coding sequence ATGCTCGACTCCCGCGCCCAGACGCTGCTCAAGACCCTGATCGAACGCTACATCGCGGACGGACAGCCGGTCGGCTCGCGCACGCTGTCGCGGCACTCCGGCCTCGACCTTTCGCCCGCCACGATCCGCAACGTGATGGCCGACCTCGAGGAAATGGGGCTGATCGCCAGCCCCCACACCTCGGCGGGGCGGATCCCCACGCCGCGTGGCTACCGGCTGTTCGTCGACACGCTGCTCACCGTGCAGCCGCTCGAGCACGAGCAGACCGAGCAGATCGAGGGCAGGCTGCGCGCCGACGAGCCGCAGAGGGTGTTGTCCACCGCGGCCTCGCTGCTCTCCAGCCTGTCGCACTTCGCCGGCGTCGTCATGACGCCGCGGCGAGCGTCGCTGTTCAGGCAGGTCGAGTTCCTGCGCCTGTCCGAGCGCCGCCTGCTGCTGATCATCGTCACCCCCGAGGGCGACGTCCAGAACCGCATCCTGACCACCGAGCGCGACTACACGTCGTCGCAGCTGATCGAGGCGGCCAACTACATCAACCAGAATTTCGCCGGGCTGGACTTCGGCGCGATCCGCGAGCGGCTGCAGCGCGAGCTGGCCACGCTGCGCGACGACATCACCGCGCTGATGCAGAAGGCGGTCGAGACCAGCACCCGGGCGCTCACCGAAGAGGCCGATCCGGTCGTGATCTCGGGCGAGCGCAACCTGGTCGGCGTGGCCGACCTGGCCGACAACGTCGACCGGCTGCGCCGGCTGTTCGACCTGTTCGAGCAGAAGACCGGCCTGGTGCAGCTGCTCGACGCCTCCAGCCGGGCGCAGGGCGTGCAGATCTTCATCGGCGGCGAGTCCGAGCTGGTGCCGATGGACCAGCTGAGCGTGGTCGTCGCCCCCTACGAGGCCGACGGCCGGATCATCGGCACGCTGGGCGTGATCGGCCCCACCCGCATGGCCTACGAGCGGGTGATCCCGATCGTCGACATCACCGCCAGGCTGGTGTCCTCTGCGCTGAGCCACGGCGCGGCGCCGACCCGAGGCCAAGACACCGGCTGA
- the hemH gene encoding ferrochelatase, with the protein MPFTSASAFDHSMPERTAVLLVQLGTPDAPETAAVRRYLREFLSDPRVVEIPAAVWKPILHGVILRTRPAKSAHKYATIWTPEGSPLMVNTAKQATLLRGWLGNAGHEVDVAFAMRYGNPSIPKVLRQLRERNTKRILVLPLYPQYAGSTTATAIDAVNAELAGWRNQPELRWVRDFHDDDAWLDALAARIRDQWEKDGPPDRLVMSFHGVPKRTLLAGDPYHCECLASGRLLAQRLGLGRSDWTVTFQSRFGRAEWLQPYTEPTLRELGKSGVRRVDVVCPGFVSDCLETLEEIAIEGKQAFLESGGTDYRYIGCLNDSPAFVDALGRLALRHLSGWDTLRPDPEQAARRSEALARRRERALAAGAKA; encoded by the coding sequence ATGCCCTTCACCTCGGCTTCGGCCTTCGACCACTCGATGCCCGAGCGCACCGCGGTGCTGCTCGTGCAGCTCGGCACGCCCGATGCGCCCGAAACCGCCGCGGTGCGCCGCTACCTGCGCGAGTTCCTGTCGGATCCGCGGGTCGTGGAGATCCCCGCGGCGGTCTGGAAGCCGATCCTGCACGGCGTGATCCTGCGCACGCGCCCGGCCAAGTCGGCGCACAAGTACGCGACGATCTGGACGCCCGAGGGCTCGCCGCTGATGGTGAACACCGCGAAGCAGGCCACGCTGCTGCGCGGCTGGCTCGGCAATGCCGGTCACGAGGTCGACGTGGCGTTCGCGATGCGCTACGGCAACCCCTCGATCCCGAAGGTATTGCGCCAGCTGCGCGAGCGCAACACGAAGCGGATACTGGTCCTGCCGCTCTATCCGCAGTACGCCGGCTCGACGACGGCCACCGCGATCGACGCGGTCAATGCCGAGCTCGCCGGCTGGCGCAACCAGCCCGAGCTGCGCTGGGTGCGCGACTTCCACGACGACGACGCCTGGCTCGACGCGCTGGCCGCCCGGATCCGCGACCAGTGGGAGAAGGACGGCCCGCCCGATCGGCTGGTCATGAGCTTCCACGGGGTGCCGAAGCGCACCCTGCTGGCGGGCGACCCCTACCATTGCGAGTGCCTGGCCAGCGGCCGGCTGCTCGCCCAGCGCCTGGGGCTCGGCCGGTCGGACTGGACGGTCACCTTCCAGTCGCGCTTCGGCCGGGCCGAGTGGCTGCAGCCGTATACCGAGCCCACGCTTCGCGAGCTGGGCAAGTCCGGCGTCCGGCGGGTCGACGTCGTCTGCCCGGGCTTCGTGTCCGACTGCCTCGAGACCCTCGAGGAGATCGCGATCGAGGGCAAGCAGGCCTTCCTCGAGAGCGGGGGCACCGACTATCGCTACATCGGCTGCCTGAACGACTCGCCGGCCTTCGTCGACGCGCTCGGCAGGCTCGCCTTGCGCCACCTGTCGGGTTGGGACACGCTTCGGCCCGATCCGGAGCAGGCCGCCCGGCGCAGCGAAGCGCTGGCGCGCCGCCGCGAACGGGCGCTCGCGGCCGGCGCGAAGGCCTGA
- a CDS encoding proteasome-type protease — translation MTYCVAMALDEGLLFASDSRTNAGVDHVSTFSKMSVFETPGERAIVLLNSGNLATTQAVVSTLRQALHTDRPNLMSVATMFDAATLVGDAVRRVIHHHSTSQLSQAGVDFSCNFLVGGQIAGDAPRLFLVYAEGNFIESSPDTPYFQIGESKYGKPIIDRVIRPSTPIDEAIKCALVSFDSTIKSNLSVGLPIDLAFVRRDECRVGLRHRIEPDDAYFGHIRVAWGQGLRKVFNELPAPEWLAADRG, via the coding sequence ATGACCTACTGCGTCGCCATGGCCCTCGACGAGGGCCTTCTCTTTGCCTCGGACTCCCGCACCAACGCGGGCGTCGACCACGTGTCGACCTTCTCGAAGATGTCGGTCTTCGAGACGCCCGGCGAGCGCGCGATCGTGCTGCTGAACTCGGGCAACCTGGCCACGACCCAGGCGGTGGTGAGCACGCTGCGCCAGGCGCTGCACACCGACCGGCCGAACCTGATGAGCGTGGCCACGATGTTCGACGCGGCCACGCTGGTCGGCGATGCGGTGCGGCGGGTGATCCACCACCACTCGACGAGCCAGCTGTCGCAGGCCGGGGTCGACTTCAGCTGCAACTTCCTGGTCGGCGGCCAGATCGCCGGCGACGCGCCGCGGCTCTTCCTCGTCTACGCCGAGGGCAACTTCATCGAGAGCAGCCCCGACACGCCGTACTTCCAGATCGGCGAGAGCAAGTACGGCAAGCCGATCATCGACCGGGTGATCCGGCCGTCGACGCCGATCGACGAGGCGATCAAGTGCGCGCTGGTCTCGTTCGATTCCACGATAAAGAGCAACCTGTCGGTCGGCCTGCCGATCGACCTGGCCTTCGTCAGGCGCGACGAGTGCCGGGTCGGCTTGCGTCACCGGATCGAGCCCGACGACGCCTACTTCGGCCACATCCGGGTCGCGTGGGGCCAGGGCCTGCGCAAGGTGTTCAACGAGCTGCCGGCGCCGGAGTGGCTGGCGGCCGATCGCGGCTGA
- the fur gene encoding ferric iron uptake transcriptional regulator: MSATLELKSMGLKATLPRLKILEIFQQGKQRHMSAEDVYRELLAENQDIGLATVYRVLTQFEQAGLLKRSNFEAGKSVFELDEGKHHDHLVCLQCGRVEEFFDAEIEKRQQKIAQERGFELQDHALALYANCVRKNCPHRRG, encoded by the coding sequence ATGTCAGCCACCCTAGAACTGAAGAGCATGGGCCTGAAGGCCACGCTGCCGCGGCTGAAGATCCTCGAGATCTTCCAGCAGGGCAAGCAGCGCCACATGAGCGCCGAAGACGTCTACCGCGAGCTGCTGGCCGAGAACCAGGACATCGGCCTGGCCACCGTCTATCGCGTGCTGACCCAGTTCGAACAGGCCGGCCTGCTCAAGCGCAGCAACTTCGAGGCCGGCAAGTCGGTCTTCGAGCTCGACGAGGGCAAGCACCACGACCACCTCGTCTGCCTGCAGTGCGGGCGGGTCGAGGAGTTCTTCGACGCCGAGATCGAGAAGCGGCAGCAGAAGATCGCCCAGGAGCGCGGCTTCGAGCTGCAGGACCACGCGCTCGCGCTCTACGCGAACTGCGTCCGCAAGAACTGCCCGCATCGCCGCGGCTGA
- a CDS encoding alpha-E domain-containing protein codes for MLSRVASHLYWMSRYLERAENMARILDVGQSLALLSAEDGGDAIEPLVITDTLAAFEASGLPATSEGVARFLAWDPQHPSSIANCLEASRESARTVRGVITSEMWETINDTWLQLQQKRRAGGQPVDSPFFEWVKERSHLFNGVTSATIRRDQPHLFILLGAYIERADNTARILSVKQYAASRRAAAADAETEYSDYYRLTSVLRSVSAFEAYRDTYRDAVDARRVAELLIFDPRLPRSLRFCFDRIEGILRQLPQQSGRPARRLAATIHARLAYGDVSEVLALGMHEFLEMFLRDNVQLGEAVHAAYLEMK; via the coding sequence ATGCTGTCGCGCGTCGCCTCGCACCTGTACTGGATGTCGCGCTACCTCGAGCGCGCCGAGAACATGGCGCGGATCCTCGACGTCGGCCAGTCGCTCGCGCTGCTTTCGGCCGAGGACGGCGGCGACGCGATCGAGCCGCTGGTCATCACCGACACGCTCGCAGCCTTCGAGGCGAGCGGCCTGCCGGCCACTTCGGAGGGGGTCGCCCGTTTCCTGGCCTGGGACCCGCAGCATCCGTCGAGCATCGCCAACTGCCTGGAGGCCAGCCGCGAGAGCGCCCGCACCGTGCGCGGCGTGATCACCTCCGAGATGTGGGAGACGATCAACGACACCTGGCTGCAGCTGCAGCAGAAGCGCCGGGCCGGCGGCCAGCCGGTCGACTCGCCGTTCTTCGAATGGGTCAAGGAACGCAGCCACCTGTTCAACGGCGTCACGTCGGCCACGATCAGGCGCGACCAGCCGCACCTGTTCATCCTGCTCGGCGCCTACATCGAGCGGGCGGACAACACCGCGCGCATCCTGTCGGTCAAGCAGTACGCGGCCTCGCGCCGGGCCGCCGCGGCCGATGCCGAGACCGAGTACTCCGACTACTACCGGCTCACCTCGGTGCTGCGTTCGGTGTCGGCCTTCGAGGCCTATCGCGACACCTACCGCGACGCGGTCGACGCGCGCCGGGTGGCGGAGCTGCTGATCTTCGATCCGAGGCTGCCGCGCTCGCTGCGGTTCTGCTTCGACCGGATCGAGGGCATCCTGCGCCAGCTTCCCCAGCAGTCGGGCCGGCCCGCGCGCCGGCTGGCGGCCACGATCCACGCCAGGCTGGCCTACGGCGACGTGTCCGAGGTGCTCGCGCTGGGCATGCACGAGTTCCTCGAGATGTTCCTGCGCGACAACGTGCAGCTGGGCGAGGCGGTCCACGCGGCCTACCTCGAGATGAAGTGA